A window of Panthera tigris isolate Pti1 chromosome A3, P.tigris_Pti1_mat1.1, whole genome shotgun sequence genomic DNA:
CAAGATATTAGATAAATCCAAAAGTAAAGGACAAACAGTGAAGATCCCTGGAGAGAGTAAAAATGGGAAGAGTGCCAAGgagaacttttaaattttacctgGATACTTGTGTATTGTTTGGCTTTTGTAGACTGAAATTTATTTGCGTATCATTTGTATACTTCAAAGAACAATACGAGACAAAAGGCAAAAAGCAATAGTGGTTCAACTGGCTAGCTCACATTTTTCCAGCACAATAGTCAACGCCTTGATGAAATCAAAATATgtagggaggggcacctggctggcccagtcagaagAGCCTGTGGCTGCCTATCTCTgggacatgagttcaagccccatgttgggtgcagagattacttaactaaataaacgtaaaaaatacATAGGGATTATTATCATTCCCAGGTTATAAAACTCATTTACaaagtaggaaataaaaacaacGTGGGAAAATATGTGCGGTAAGTACTCAAGGAGTATATGTGGGTACCTACAAACACTTAGGGATGAAGTATATTGCCTTGCTGAACTGCAAAAGCAACTCACAGTAGGTCAGAGCACAGGTGTGCAGGTTTCAATTCTCATCTAACAAGGCTCCTTAGTAGCCAGTTTGAAAGAATATGTCAGTCAACTTTGGAAGAGTAAGAAAAGAAGGGTCATGGAGGCAAATCCGATCATGCTCACCCCAGCACTGTTCAAAAAAGATAGAACTTTGCCCAACGTTATTTGAGTATTTCTATTGATGTGAATGAAACTAACCCCCTTAGCTGGATGCTAGTAGgcaattaattcattaattttctcaGCTTCCCTTGTTCAGAGACCAAGCATCAAACATCTTTCTGGCTCCCAGGCAGGTCTGTCTATATGATTTGAGGATACTGATGATGTTGAAAGCAATGAGTCAGTCCCTTCAACATATGATTTCCAATGGTAAGTCAATGATGTGGATTCAGATCACATTTTGTCTTCCCAAATACCTAGGCTATAGAGAGAGACTATAGAGTGAATTATTTCCCGTCTGCGTgaactattctttaaaaactggTATTCTGGAGCTTACTTTAGGCTGTTGTGTTTTAGCTGGCAACGTCAAGAGCACATTTCTCATCCTGGAAAGTAAAAAGCCAGATATAATTGTTTTCCCTGATGACACAGCATATATGCCACTTCCAGATGGCCGTATGTTCTCCACAAGTTGTTTTGCTTGAGTCAACTCTGGCCATTGTGATCATCAGTTTCCTTTCTCAGGGCTCACGTACATTCTGTttaataatccagtttaaaattttcctccggggcacctgggtggctcagtcagttgagcatcctacttcggcttagatcatgatctcgctgtttgtgggttctcGCTCCGGGTCAGGCTCAGTgttgactgcttggagcctgcttcagactctgtgtctccctctcttctctctgccccccccccccaccgcttgtgcacactctctctctctctctcaaaaataagtaaacgttagaaattataaaataaaattttcctagCAAGCAACTAGAAACTGATTTGAGCtcctagaatttgtttttttcccccttttgaataaattatttaccTATCTGCAGTTATCTGACACCTCTCTTATAATTATGATCTCTCCAAGAATACTCAAGGTAGTTCTGTAAACAGCCCCTTCCTACCATATCATATGTACAactcaaacagaaaagaaaggacaagaaaagagTGCAAAGGTCAAATTCTCTTAAATAACTATCAATTTACTCATTCATCCGTCCATCCTCTtaagaaacatttgcaaatttCCGGAAGGGTCATGCTATATAGCATTTGAAGGAAATAATACACAGTGTTCTTGCCCAGGGTTAGAAAACGGAGGGTGGGAAGAGTGTGTGGTAGATGATATCTACAACAGGAAGTAACTAGCAAACTAAAACAAGTCCATTACAATATCACATTTCCACCTTGGATGCCAAATGCTTGGAGAACTTCTGTTCACTCAGTCCATAAAGGTTTACTAAGCACAAACCAAGTAATTAGGGCCCTGAAGGCTGGATCTCAACTCACATATTTCCTCCTCCGTAAAACTGATGTGCCTGAGATCTTGCCTGGTTTTCCTTTCCCACCACCCATAAGTGCCCTTCTGTCACTTTATACAAGCCACGACTCTTACTCATTCCTAAATTTATCATGACTTGCCCTGggctaaaaaaaaaccctccagggCACCTGAAAAAAAGACTATCAGAAATATTGATATGGGCAAAGCCTCCTTTAATACAGGTATCATAACCCCTTGGAAGGGCATCTATCTTTCAGCTGtttattgtgatggttaattttatgtgttaacttgattGGGCCACGGGGTGCCCATATATTTAGTTAAACATTGATGTGGGTGTGTCCGTGAGGGTGTTTCTGGCTGAGATTAATGTCTGAATCGGTAGACTGAGTGAAGCAGCTTGCCTCCCTGATGTGGGTGAGCCTCATCAGATCATGGAAGGCCTGAGTAGAACAAAAGAGGCAGAATAAGGGAGAATTCACTCTGTCTGCCTGACTGTCTTCAAGCTGGGACAtcagttttctcttccctttgggcTCAGATTTGAACTGGAGCTTACACCATctgctctcctggttctcaggcctttggacttgggGTAGCTATGCTATCGGCTCTCCTGATATCTAAATTGCAGACTGCAGACCTtcggacttctcagcctccatagaTACATGAACCAATTTCttataatatctatctatctatctatctatctatcaccataaatatatataatctatatgtcaataaaaatagATACCTTAAATGAAACCATTTTCTAGAGAAACACCACTaggatatatctatatctatcatctatctagatGTagatagcatcaaaaagaaaaacatgcttaGATGTAAGTGATAGTTGCACAACCTGTGAGTAAACTAGAAAACAgcgaattgcacactttaaatgggtgggCCGTATGGTATATGAGTTATATCTCATTAAAGCTGCTAAGAAAATAGTTATTAAACTATAGAAGTATATCCCAAATGGGGGAACCAATGTAGAGCACAAACACTGctcagaaagcaaaagaaaatagcaaattgAAGGGAGAGCCTGGCCCACATAGGCTGTGTGGTTGGAGAGGACCCTGGATGTAGGAAGGGGTAGGAAGTGTAAAGTAtatgggcagagagcagggagaggattGGGGCCTGAAAGGGAGACTGAGTGCCCCAAAGAATTTTGTCTGTCTCAGTTTTGTCAAGGACCAGCCTTTGATGATCTCTGAAAGAAGGCCCTAGAGCCTTGAGGAGGAGAGTGTATTATGTCAGCACCTGACCTTTGTGACATAGGCACTAGATGCCAGGGAGAACTTCCCCCAGGGAATGGGGTTCCTGGCTCCCAATGGGGGTGGCAACGCCACCCCTTAGACGAAGCCCGGTCTTCCACAGGGTTTCACCAGCTGGCCCCACTGGTATTGCTGTTTCTGGGTGTGCTCAGCCATCTCAGCCAGGACCAAGCTGAGCCAGAGGACATCGGCATTAGGGGTGACGAGGGGTCACGGAAACCAAAGTGGGCAGGAAACTAGGATGCTTGCAGAATCCTTGATTCAGGTTGAGTACAGCAAAATCCTGTAACAGaagacttcctcctggctgaagGAGCATTGAGGGCACGGCTCCAACAGAAATCTGAGTCAGAGTGAGTTTAGGGTGACAGATACTGGGGACAGAGGGGGGTGTATCCACCGTTTGGTGactgttcctctttctcccaaGTTCCCTCAATTGCTGAAGTGCCTTGCAAAACAGCCTGGAGGAACCCTCATTGGTAAGAGCTCACATCACCAGAACACCCCCAATTTCTAGTCCCATCTCAGCAGCCATCCTTAAGCCCCCTCCTCCAACTCCGTTCTACCTCTCACCTCCCTTCTTCTGCTCCTCGGCTCTCACTTTCCGTGGAGCATTTTGCCAGCTCTTGTGACCCCAAGGGTGACATGGATTCAGGGTCTTAGTAAATCAGCCTTCAGAGccagaaatggaccaattctCCCAATATCTTaggttctcattctttctctacaGGTCCCATGGGCTGTGTTCTTCCTCCCTGGCCCACCCAGATGATTACTGCTGCCCCTCAGCTCCCAAGAGGCAGCTCTGATTCTCTATCCCCATATATCCCTCGTCAATGGCTGACTGCAAAGTGAGAGGCCAAGTTTAGATCCAAGTGCCTGCCTGAACACTCGGAGAGCCTAGTGCTACAGGGCTGGGTGTCTCCTTGTCCTCAACCAACAGCAGCACCGACACCAGGCTGGAGTCACACTTGCGCACAGAAGGCCCTGATTTCTCCACCAGGTCTGGCCTCAGAGATACTGTCCTGATTCTGCTAGGTCTCTAATCTCCGGTCCTGAGGCCCCAGTCCCTTCTGGATTCAAGGCCATGTTGCCTCAAAACAAGGACGAGGTGCTGCTACAGAACACAGCACCCCCTGGGCGCCCCCCTCAGGGCTCCTCACAACTTGTGGACTTGTCTTCTGGCAACCTGcagcctctgcctccccagccatcgctccctccctctcacccaccttgctcccctcccccacggtcccACTCTCCTGGCTCCCATTTCTACAACTCTGACTCAAGTTCTGACTTTGTCCTACATCCctactcttcctccctcccaagttcccccactttctttcatcagaattacctctctctctccctcacacgctcttcctctcccacccaccagctatacccctcccttcctcctacttcttcctcctctcccactcagCTACAGAACgactctctcccccactctcactgtctgtCTCCTTCCAACCCAGGGTACCACCCCAGCTCCACTGTCACTTCCCCGGCCCCCAGCCTTCCTTCTCCTGGGGTCCACGTGAAGAGGCAGACATGGCCCTGGCATCAGTACAGGGACACCGGGTcccctggggtggtggggggatgcGCGGCAAGCCAGAGGGACCCTGCAGAGTTCATGgacccaggagccctggcccAGGCCCTAGTGGTCCATCTGGGGCACCGCCGCATTGCACACGACCTGCGGCTACTGCTTTTGCAGCACCTGTGGCTAGGCACAACTGGCCAGGCCCCAGTTGTGGAATATCCTATATGCCTGGTGTGTCTCAAGCCCCGCAGCCCCACGTGCCCCATCCCCAGGTACAAGACCGGACCCCGGCTGCTTGCCTTCCCCCAACTACTGCCCTGTGCGCAGGGCCAGGAATCCGGACCACTCCGCCTAGGCATTGGCTTCGGCCTCCGCCTGCCTCGGGGCCAGGCCAGGGCCTTGCACCTGTTGCCAAAAAGAAGGCCAGAGGAAGTAGGTCCACAGGGAAAGGCCGCTCAGGCCCATGGGTATCAAACCCGGGCGTCCCAGGCTCCAGCAGCTCACGTACCGGTGGCTCAGGCGCGGGCAGATCCAGCCCGgggcccaccctcccccaccaggagCCTCAGATCTACACACTCTATACGCTTTTCAGGGCCTTTACCACAGGCACCAAAACAGGCCACTGTCTCCCTGAAGCCCAGGCCGTCCTCTGCCCGAAAGAGTCCTGCCTCTTCAGAGCCCATTCTCCGAAAGTCGCCACTCTAGTTCCAGAGACAAGGAGGCTCCCTGGAGTACCTCCTCTGaaccccactgcccccaccaggCTCCAGAACTCAGGGAGCCCCCGAGACTCCCTGAAGGGCTGGCTGGCCGGAGGTCAGGTGTGTTCTCCAGCCTTGAACCCTGGGAGCCCCTTATGGAGTCTGCTCTCTCCTGGCTGAAGAGGACGAAGGGTACCTGAGACCCCATTCAGCCTTCAGTGTATCCAATAAAGCCTGACCCTGCAGAACTTGTGTTTGCGTCCTGCACAGCAGACACAGTGGGTAGCTGAACCTACAGGCGGCCACAActaaagaaggggagggggagagtcaAAGGAACCAGAGCGGCCGGGGAGAGTTGTTACCATATATCTGAGGACGGCATGGGATCCATAAGGCATGAGCACCTGAGATATTCAGAGGGCTCTGCAAGGCTCTTCACACGTTTAATTCAGTTTGGTGGCACAGATAATGGCATCCCCAAAGATGAAGCCGTGGGCCCCTTCCTCGGAGTGCACATtagtgttgcaggattttttacctccATACCTGGGATTCATTGTCTCGccgcttcaaagaatgaagaggtggacacaaaatgagtaGCAGgtaaaagtttattagaatttAAGATCAGAAAGAAGAacagtatgaaagctctctttacagagaggggccATTCGAAAGTGAATGTCCGtggactataggcaagggtctctcttttataaggttctggtcgctgccccccaccccccctccacacacacccattccctccccccttgttccttctcaggttttacccttattggcttgatagctctaggtgctgggttgtccattcctgattggcttgtTTCCACTGTATGAGgtgtggtctatggccataccattCCTTGTGGGCCATACATTTTatggtctacttatttttaatcaggtcttttgtcaaattcctgagggaaacctgagggggagtagatggtgtctgttacattccttttttgaaaattatttattttttaatttacatcaaagttagttagcatatggtgcaacaatgatttcaggagtagattccttaacacCCCTTAgtcatttaacccatctccccaccacaacccctccagcaacactctgtttgttctatatatttaagagtctctatgttttgtccccctccctgtttctatattattgtttgcttcccttcccttatgttcatctgttttgtatcttaaagtcctcatatgagcgaagtcatgatatttgtctgtctccaactaatttcgcttagtataataccctctagttccatccacatagttgtaaatggcaagatttcattctttttgattgctgagtaatactccatcgtattacaccataccacatcttctttatccattcatcagtcgatggacatttgggctctttccatactttggttattgttgatagtgctgctataaacatgggggtgcatgtgtccctttgaaacagcacacctgtatcccttggataaatacctagtggtgcaattgctgggttgtagggtagttctattcttaattttttgaggaacctccatattgctttccagagtggctgcaccagtttgcattcccactagcagtgcaaaagagatcctctttctccgcatccttgccaacatctgttgttgcctgagttgttcatgttagccattctgacaggtgtgaggtggtgtctcattgtggttttgatttgtatttccctgatgatgagtgatgttgagcattttttcatgtgtcggttggccacctggatgtcttctttggagaactgtctactcctgtcttttgcccatttcttcactggactatttgtttttgggtgttgagtttgataagttctttgtagattttggatactaaccctttatctgatatgtcatttgtaaatatcttctcccattccttcgattgccttttagttttgctgattgtttccttcactgtgcagaagtttttgactttgatgaggtcccaatagttaatttttgctttggtttcccttgccttcagagacgtgttgagtaagaagttgctgcgg
This region includes:
- the PRR30 gene encoding proline-rich protein 30; the protein is MLPQNKDEVLLQNTAPPGRPPQGSSQLVDLSSGNLQPLPPQPSLPPSHPPCSPPPRSHSPGSHFYNSDSSSDFVLHPYSSSLPSSPTFFHQNYLSLSLTRSSSPTHQLYPSLPPTSSSSPTQLQNDSLPHSHCLSPSNPGYHPSSTVTSPAPSLPSPGVHVKRQTWPWHQYRDTGSPGVVGGCAASQRDPAEFMDPGALAQALVVHLGHRRIAHDLRLLLLQHLWLGTTGQAPVVEYPICLVCLKPRSPTCPIPRYKTGPRLLAFPQLLPCAQGQESGPLRLGIGFGLRLPRGQARALHLLPKRRPEEVGPQGKAAQAHGYQTRASQAPAAHVPVAQARADPARGPPSPTRSLRSTHSIRFSGPLPQAPKQATVSLKPRPSSARKSPASSEPILRKSPL